A stretch of Haemophilus influenzae DNA encodes these proteins:
- the deoD gene encoding purine-nucleoside phosphorylase, producing MTPHINAPEGAFADVVLMPGDPLRAKYIAETFLQDVVEVTNVRNMLGFTGTYKGRKISIMGHGMGIPSCSIYAKELITEYGVKKIIRVGSCGAVRMDVKVRDVIIGLGACTDSKVNRIRFKDNDFAAIADFDMAQAAVQAAKEKGKAVRVGNLFSADLFYTPDVEMFDVMEKYGILGVEMEAAGIYGVAAEYGVKALTICTVSDHIRTHEQTTAEERQLTFNDMIEIALDSVLIGDAQ from the coding sequence ATGACTCCACATATTAACGCGCCTGAAGGTGCATTTGCTGATGTTGTTTTAATGCCTGGCGATCCACTTCGTGCAAAATACATTGCGGAAACCTTTTTACAAGATGTAGTTGAAGTAACGAATGTTCGTAATATGCTTGGTTTTACTGGAACTTACAAAGGTCGTAAAATTTCTATTATGGGACACGGTATGGGGATCCCATCTTGCTCTATTTACGCGAAAGAATTAATCACTGAATATGGCGTGAAAAAAATCATCCGTGTAGGGTCTTGTGGTGCTGTTCGTATGGACGTAAAAGTGCGCGATGTGATTATCGGTTTAGGTGCATGTACTGATTCGAAAGTAAACCGTATTCGTTTCAAAGATAACGACTTTGCAGCTATTGCCGACTTCGATATGGCACAAGCCGCTGTTCAAGCTGCAAAAGAAAAAGGCAAAGCCGTTCGTGTCGGTAACCTATTCTCCGCTGATTTATTCTATACACCTGATGTTGAAATGTTCGATGTAATGGAAAAATACGGCATCTTAGGCGTGGAAATGGAAGCTGCTGGAATTTATGGTGTGGCTGCAGAATATGGTGTGAAAGCATTAACGATTTGTACTGTGTCTGACCATATTCGTACACATGAACAAACCACAGCAGAAGAACGTCAATTAACATTCAATGATATGATTGAAATTGCATTGGATTCAGTATTAATTGGTGATGCACAATAA
- the rplK gene encoding 50S ribosomal protein L11: MAKKVQAYVKLQVAAGMANPSPPVGPALGQQGVNIMEFCKAFNARTESLEKGLPIPVVITVYADRSFTFVTKTPPAAVLLKKAAGIKSGSGKPNKDKVGKVTLDQVRQIAETKAADMTGATIETKMKSIAGTARSMGLVVEE; the protein is encoded by the coding sequence ATGGCAAAAAAAGTCCAAGCCTACGTTAAGTTGCAAGTTGCAGCTGGTATGGCAAACCCATCACCACCAGTTGGTCCTGCATTAGGTCAACAAGGTGTGAACATCATGGAATTCTGTAAAGCATTCAACGCTCGTACTGAGAGCTTAGAAAAAGGTTTACCAATTCCAGTTGTTATCACTGTATATGCAGACCGTTCATTTACTTTCGTCACTAAAACTCCACCAGCAGCAGTATTATTGAAAAAAGCTGCAGGTATCAAATCTGGTTCTGGTAAACCGAACAAAGATAAAGTGGGTAAAGTAACTTTAGATCAAGTTCGTCAAATCGCTGAAACTAAAGCAGCAGATATGACTGGTGCGACTATCGAAACGAAAATGAAATCAATCGCTGGTACTGCTCGTTCAATGGGCTTAGTGGTGGAGGAATAA
- the rplA gene encoding 50S ribosomal protein L1, translating to MAKLTKKMKAIKAGVDSTKAYEINEAIAVLKQFATAKFVESVDVAVNLGIDPRKSDQNVRGATVLPHGTGREVRVAVFTQGANADAAKEAGADLVGMEDLAEQIKKGEMNFDVVIASPDAMRVVGQLGQVLGPRGLMPNPKVGTVTPNVAEAVKNAKSGQIRYRNDKNGIIHTTIGKANFSEVQLKENLQALLAALNKAKPTTAKGIFIKKVSISTTMGAGVAVDQTSL from the coding sequence ATGGCTAAATTGACTAAAAAAATGAAAGCAATCAAAGCTGGCGTAGATTCTACTAAAGCATACGAAATTAACGAAGCAATCGCGGTATTAAAACAATTCGCAACGGCTAAATTCGTTGAAAGTGTTGATGTTGCAGTAAACTTAGGTATCGATCCTCGTAAATCTGACCAAAACGTTCGTGGTGCAACAGTATTACCACACGGTACTGGTCGTGAAGTACGTGTAGCTGTGTTCACTCAAGGTGCTAACGCAGATGCAGCTAAAGAAGCTGGTGCTGATTTAGTGGGTATGGAAGATTTAGCAGAGCAAATCAAAAAAGGCGAAATGAACTTTGATGTTGTTATCGCTTCTCCTGATGCAATGCGTGTTGTTGGTCAATTAGGTCAAGTATTAGGCCCACGTGGTTTAATGCCAAACCCTAAAGTTGGTACTGTAACACCAAACGTTGCTGAAGCAGTTAAAAATGCTAAATCTGGTCAGATCCGTTATCGTAATGATAAAAACGGTATTATCCACACCACTATCGGTAAAGCAAACTTCTCTGAAGTTCAATTAAAAGAAAATCTTCAAGCATTATTGGCTGCTTTAAATAAAGCAAAACCAACTACTGCTAAAGGTATTTTCATCAAGAAAGTAAGCATCTCTACCACTATGGGTGCAGGTGTTGCTGTTGATCAAACTTCTTTATAA